Proteins encoded within one genomic window of Bacteroides sedimenti:
- a CDS encoding MFS transporter: MAKDKLVTRSYILILAANFLLYFGFYLLLPILPFYLTEVFHSGNATIGIILSCYTIAALFIRPFSGYLLDTFARKPLYLFAYFIFTGIFLGYLFAGVLTLFTILRIFHGLAFGTVTVAGNTIVIDIMPSSRRGEGLGYYGMMNNTAMSIGPMVGLFLHEAYSFQTIFCCAFISCSLGFIMAFLVKTHAKQHIKREPISLDRFILIKGIPAGIDLMLLSVPYGMTTTFVAIYAKDIGITSGTGLFFTFMAIGMAVSRLFAGKQVDKGRILSVISWGMGLVCFCYFLLSACALLMEVNRIMTITIFFSIALFLGIGFGTMFPAFNTLFVNLAPNSQRGTATSTYLTSWDMGIGIGVLSGGYIGQFTTFDRAFFFGACLTLFAVFYFRKKVGPHFVQNKLR, encoded by the coding sequence ATGGCAAAAGACAAACTAGTTACGCGCAGTTATATCTTAATTCTTGCTGCAAATTTCCTGTTGTACTTTGGCTTTTATCTACTACTCCCAATACTGCCTTTTTATCTCACGGAAGTTTTTCACTCAGGCAACGCAACTATAGGAATTATCCTCTCTTGCTACACCATCGCGGCACTTTTTATACGACCTTTTTCCGGGTATCTACTCGATACTTTCGCACGAAAACCGCTCTATTTATTTGCCTATTTCATCTTTACCGGTATATTTTTAGGTTATCTGTTTGCAGGAGTACTTACTCTTTTCACCATACTTAGAATCTTCCATGGGCTGGCATTCGGCACGGTAACAGTTGCCGGAAACACAATTGTGATTGATATTATGCCCTCTTCCCGCAGAGGAGAAGGGCTTGGGTATTATGGAATGATGAACAATACGGCTATGAGTATCGGTCCCATGGTGGGACTTTTCCTGCACGAAGCCTACTCGTTCCAAACAATATTCTGCTGCGCCTTTATCTCGTGCAGTCTCGGGTTTATCATGGCTTTCCTGGTAAAGACACATGCAAAACAACACATCAAGCGGGAGCCTATCTCGCTCGACCGCTTTATTTTGATTAAAGGGATTCCTGCCGGCATCGATTTGATGCTGCTATCGGTTCCTTACGGAATGACAACCACCTTCGTTGCCATCTACGCCAAGGATATTGGGATTACAAGCGGCACAGGCCTTTTCTTTACTTTCATGGCAATAGGTATGGCCGTTTCACGCCTGTTTGCCGGGAAGCAAGTAGACAAAGGGAGGATTCTCTCGGTTATTTCCTGGGGAATGGGGCTTGTCTGTTTCTGCTACTTCCTTCTTTCGGCATGCGCCCTATTAATGGAAGTAAACCGAATTATGACCATCACGATATTCTTCAGTATTGCCCTCTTTCTTGGAATCGGGTTTGGCACCATGTTTCCGGCGTTCAACACACTGTTTGTGAATTTGGCACCGAACTCACAACGCGGAACAGCCACGTCTACGTATCTTACATCTTGGGATATGGGCATAGGAATCGGAGTTCTCTCAGGAGGTTACATCGGACAGTTTACCACGTTCGATAGAGCCTTCTTCTTCGGAGCCTGCCTTACACTCTTTGCTGTTTTTTATTTCAGAAAAAAAGTTGGTCCTCATTTTGTGCAAAACAAATTAAGATAG
- the nth gene encoding endonuclease III, producing the protein MSKKELYKKVIEWFQQNMPVAESELNYNNPYELLVAVILSAQCTDKRVNLITPVLFKDYPTPEALAASTPEVIFEYIKSVSYPNNKAKHLVGMARMLHNEFNDVVPSDLDLLEKMPGVGRKTANVIRAVIFNKEAMPVDTHVFRVSNRIGLTTNSKTPLATEKELVKYIPGELLPIAHHWLILHGRYVCLARNPKCDKCGLQLLCKYYKSEQKYNIMQDKSS; encoded by the coding sequence ATGAGTAAAAAAGAGTTATATAAAAAAGTCATTGAATGGTTTCAGCAAAATATGCCGGTGGCAGAGTCTGAACTCAATTACAACAATCCGTATGAATTGTTGGTCGCAGTAATCCTATCGGCACAATGCACCGACAAGCGTGTTAATCTGATCACCCCCGTACTTTTTAAAGACTATCCTACCCCCGAAGCGCTTGCAGCAAGCACACCCGAAGTGATATTCGAATACATCAAAAGCGTATCTTATCCCAACAACAAGGCAAAACACCTTGTGGGCATGGCCCGGATGCTGCATAACGAATTCAATGATGTAGTGCCGTCGGATCTGGACCTTCTCGAAAAGATGCCAGGTGTAGGAAGAAAGACAGCCAACGTGATTCGTGCTGTGATATTCAATAAAGAGGCAATGCCTGTTGATACGCATGTATTTCGCGTATCCAACCGCATTGGGCTTACCACAAACTCAAAAACCCCACTTGCCACTGAGAAAGAACTGGTAAAATACATTCCGGGCGAATTGCTTCCCATTGCACACCATTGGCTGATTTTGCATGGAAGATACGTCTGCCTTGCCCGAAATCCTAAATGTGATAAATGCGGATTACAATTGCTATGCAAATATTACAAAAGTGAACAAAAATATAACATCATGCAAGACAAAAGCTCTTAA
- a CDS encoding phosphoglycerate kinase, with product MQTIDKFNFAGKKAFVRVDFNVPLDENFNITDDTRIRAALPTLKKIIADGGSLIIGSHLGRPKGATDKFSLKHIIGRVSELLGVEVQFASDCMGEEPAAKAAALKPGEALLLENLRFYAEEEGKPRGLADDATDEEKAAAKKAVKESQKNFTKALASYADCYVNDAFGTAHRAHASTALIANYFDTDNKMFGYLMEKEVKAVEKVMKDINRPFTAIMGGSKVSSKIEIIENLLTKVDNLIIAGGMTYTFTKALGGKIGNSLCEEDKLDLALELLEKAKANNVNMVLAVDAKIADKFANDANTQFVPVNEIPDGWDGLDIGPKTEVLFAEVIKNSKTILWNGPTGVFEFENFTSGSRAVGEAIVEATKNGAFSLVGGGDSVACVNKFGLADGVSYVSTGGGALLEAIEGKVLPGIAAIQGE from the coding sequence ATGCAAACAATTGACAAATTCAACTTTGCCGGTAAAAAGGCATTCGTTAGAGTGGACTTTAATGTTCCATTGGATGAAAACTTCAACATTACAGACGACACTCGTATCCGTGCCGCTCTTCCTACATTAAAGAAAATTATCGCAGATGGCGGTAGCCTTATTATTGGTTCTCACCTCGGACGTCCGAAAGGAGCAACTGATAAATTCTCATTAAAACATATTATTGGTCGCGTTTCTGAACTGCTTGGCGTAGAAGTACAGTTTGCCAGCGACTGCATGGGCGAAGAACCAGCTGCAAAAGCTGCCGCTTTGAAACCAGGTGAAGCTTTATTGCTCGAAAACCTTCGTTTCTATGCTGAAGAAGAAGGTAAACCAAGAGGTCTTGCCGATGATGCAACCGACGAAGAAAAAGCTGCAGCTAAGAAAGCTGTAAAAGAAAGCCAGAAGAACTTTACTAAAGCTTTGGCTTCTTATGCTGATTGCTACGTAAACGATGCATTCGGTACTGCTCACCGCGCTCACGCTTCTACTGCACTTATCGCAAACTACTTCGATACAGACAACAAAATGTTTGGTTACCTGATGGAAAAAGAGGTAAAAGCGGTAGAAAAAGTAATGAAAGACATCAACCGTCCTTTCACTGCAATCATGGGTGGTTCAAAGGTTTCTTCTAAAATTGAAATCATTGAAAACCTGCTGACTAAGGTAGACAACCTTATCATTGCCGGAGGTATGACTTATACTTTCACTAAAGCATTAGGTGGTAAAATAGGTAACTCTCTTTGCGAAGAGGATAAGCTGGATTTAGCTCTCGAACTGCTTGAAAAAGCAAAAGCAAACAATGTAAACATGGTATTGGCTGTTGATGCTAAGATTGCCGACAAGTTTGCAAACGACGCTAACACTCAATTTGTTCCTGTAAACGAAATTCCTGACGGATGGGATGGTTTGGATATCGGTCCTAAAACAGAAGTTCTTTTCGCTGAAGTTATCAAGAACTCTAAAACAATTCTTTGGAACGGTCCTACTGGAGTATTCGAATTCGAAAACTTCACATCAGGCTCACGTGCTGTAGGCGAAGCAATCGTTGAAGCAACAAAGAACGGAGCATTCTCTCTTGTTGGTGGTGGCGACTCAGTTGCTTGCGTTAACAAGTTCGGCTTAGCTGATGGTGTTTCTTATGTATCTACCGGTGGTGGTGCATTACTCGAAGCTATCGAAGGCAAAGTTCTTCCAGGAATTGCAGCTATTCAAGGCGAATAA